A part of Salvelinus alpinus chromosome 5, SLU_Salpinus.1, whole genome shotgun sequence genomic DNA contains:
- the LOC139576636 gene encoding tricarboxylate transport protein B, mitochondrial-like produces MEGNRQLISPFHRPRCLAAAAPGGKAKLTHPGKAILAGGIAGGIEICITFPTEYVKTQLQLDEKANPPKYRGIGDCVKQTVQGHGVRGLYRGLSSLLYGSIPKSAVRFGVFEYLSNHARDEAGKLNSTRGLLCGLGAGVMEAVVIVCPMETVKVKFIHDQSSANPKYRGFYHGVREIIRTQGIKGTYQGLTATVLKQGSNQAIRFYVMTSLRNWYKGDNPNKAINPVVTGTFGAVAGAASVFGNTPLDVIKTRMQGLEAHKYKSTLDCALKIMRHEGVRAFYKGTVPRLGRVCLDVAIVFIIYEEVVKVLNTVWKTE; encoded by the exons ATGGAAGGAAACAGGCAACTAATCAGTCCCTTTCACCGACCACGGTGCCTGGCGGCGGCGGCACCTGGAGGAAAAGCCAAATTAACTCACCCAGGGAAGGCGATTCTAGCAG GTGGTATAGCAGGGGGTATAGAGATCTGTATCACCTTCCCTACTGAGTATGTGAAGACTCAGCTACAGCTGGACGAGAAGGCCAACCCTCCCAAATACAGGGGCATTG GTGACTGTGTAAAGCAGACGGTACAGGGTCACGGGGTGAGAGGACTGTACAGAGGACTCAGCTCACTGCTCTACGGATCCATACCCAAATCAGCTGTCAG gTTTGGTGTGTTTGAGTATCTCAGTAACCATGCCCGTGACGAGGCAGGGAAGTTGAACAGCACCAGGGGTCTGTTATGTGGGCTTGGTGCTGGAGTCATGGAGGCTGTAGTCATAGTCTGTCCCATGGAGACTGTCAAG GTTAAATTCATCCACGACCAGTCTTCAGCCAACCCCAAATACAGAGGCTTCTACCATGGAGTCAGGGAGATCATCAGAACCCAAG GTATTAAGGGGACGTACCAGGGCCTGACGGCCACCGTCCTGAAGCAGGGCTCCAACCAGGCCATCCGCTTCTATGTCATGACCTCCCTCAGGAACTGGTACAAAG GGGATAACCCCAATAAGGCTATTAACCCTGTGGTGACGGGAACGTTTGGAGCCGTCGCAGGAGCAGCCAGCGTGTTTGGGAACACCCCCCTAGATGTCATCAAGACCAGGATGCAG GGTTTGGAGGCTCATAAGTATAAGAGTACGCTGGACTGTGCCTTGAAGATCATGAGACACGAGGGTGTACGAGC GTTCTATAAGGGGACGGTTCCTCGGCTGGGTCGTGTGTGTCTGGATGTGGCCATCGTCTTCATCATCTATGAGGAGGTGGTCAAGGTTCTCAACACGGTCTGGAAGACGGAGTGA